The DNA window aaattttgtaagagtataagtttttttttttttttttgtggaaatttcaagttaatttttaaatttttaattgatagaatttttaaaatttagtagtatagatttatttttaccctactttaaaaagaaaaaagtcgGGGATGTATCAAACTGTTTAAGGTACAAATACTTACCTCACAGACGCTATGCTCGTAGATGTTCCACCAGGTTCTCAAATATTGCAAACTTCATCCTTGTATCTGTAAAACGtaatggttttatttatttttttgcatgCGATAGCCAAGGAAAAGGAGATGGTATACCCTTGTACAACCTGCAAAAACGAATTGGTTACTACAAAAACACAGATTGTACAAGCAGGCACCAAGCTTTGCAATTAAATACAGAGAGGATACAGAAGACGATCATAGAGTGAGCTTTTACCCAAGGGCACCTTCAGATTTGACAAATTTGGGAAGGCCATCAGACAGACCTCCTGGCTGAGTTTGAACTAACTTTAACAGCTTCAAATGGGCAAAGAGCAACATCTGCAATCACTTCAGCAGATGTAGAGCCAGCAAGATAGATCAATGTCTTGTACTTTGCTGCATACTTCGGACCAATTTATATCTGAATGGTATTTCTTAAAGAATTCATAGTTACCATACTTGCGTCCCACCCCTATAGAGGCCCGATTCCCTGCTCCTTTAGATGAACTCCAAAATCAGATGAAATGCTAGTGTTGGCATATGAATTGAACACACAAGgaaatatcatatatatcacaggacaaaaaaattgattgaGGATGAAAAATAAGTTTAGAACGTTGGAAATGCTATTACTAGTATGAATAAGTtatgatattcaaatttttttcatacACAGTACTTCAAAGTATTGTTGGGAATGGGACTTAAGTCCTACAAAATTGGCTCGTAAAAGAAAGATCGTAGCTATCTccatagaaaattttgagtgaaaaaaaaatatatatcataagGACTTATGTCCATAATAAACACAGCATACTGTTGTAGAAATATGCTAGAGTATGATATATTtagcaaaagaaaacatattcCAACAAAATTGCCAATTACAACGGAAAATtcaattggaagaaaataatgagACAATCACTAAATGGCACATTTTCCCAATGTAATTTAGTGATGCACATTATAATGATGCACATTATTATAAGCTATGTGGATTTAaagaaaacattaaattacaaattatgtttttatatgGATAGAGAACATCAAATGTATGTCAATTTCAACGTAACTTTAATTGATTAAGACATATAACATCAATCGATCAAAAATTAGAAATCTGAAATCTATACCTTCACATGTTGCATCGaacattttatttgatttcaattCATCTTAGAAGTTTATTtacataatttcataaaaataaatgtatgaaatatatatatatattgaagaGTATTATGATAGAATACATAGAAGATAGCAAAACGCAAGGAAGAAGGAAGGCAAGAGATTTCAtctaatagaaaataattaaagaaaacaaccAACAAGCATTTCACAAAACAGAGAACACACGGCATAATCTGGTATATTTTGAGAACTAAGATTATCAAGATGAGAAACCTAAGCACAATAATTGATCATTTCTCTTTTccggagagagagagagagagatctgCTATCATTCTTCAACATATAACGAGTTATGCTTTATATTAGCATGGTCAGTCAGTAACATTACGGATAAAGCAAATTTCACAAGGAAATGCAGCTTAGCACGTCTTTATCAAGCAAGAGAAAACAGAGCTATAACAAATAATTTCGTACGACTACCACAGACCTTGCAACAGATCGAATATGGAACTCTAAAACGACTCGTGAAACTATAAGATCATGCTTCTGCAACAAACCGCTCGGTGCCAAAATCTCAAGATAGCTAATCCACTCCATCTGCAGGACGGACTACAGAGCATcctttcaatatatatatatgctatTTAAGAAGCTTTCATACAGAACTCACTCATTTTCACTTCTTAAACTATTATTGATTCATCTTGCAATAAAACTGAATCCTAAATATTTagagcatatatatatacacacacacatatatatttgCCATTTAAGAAGCTTTCATACAGAACTCACTCATTTTCCCTTCTTAATCTATTATTAGTTTATCTTGCAATAAAACTGAATCCTAAATATTTAGATCATCGAGACACGATCAAGCATATAGACTAGAAACAAGCAAGAAATGCGATCTGATTGAAATGACTAATAATGCCGAAAATTTGTAGCATAAAGATCAATATAGTTCAGCATCCTTGAGGAAACATGCCTAAATTTATAGAAACGCTTCAACAGCCACAAATTTCCGAAATATTAAAATACGGATGAAAATCAATTCGctcaaaaaccttgagaacTTACTCTTTTGAGAAGGCAGTATTCACCTGAATATTGCACGTGACGAGATCGAGAGGAGGGACGGCCATGCGAGTGAGACCGCAGCGGAGGCTTCCACCGAGGCAAAGAGAAGTAGAAAGCCGGTGAATAcatttccaatttctttctCGGTTCAGTCGGAGAGGGAATCGCAAAGGCTTTCATCGAAATGGAGGATTCGAGGATCTTGTGGATTAGAAAGGTCGAAGAGGAGTAGAGGAAATTAGGAGAAGAACGGGACGGAGATTCTGAGATGGCCATGGAAGAAGTGGAGAGCGAGAGAGGGGGAGGGAGAAACGAAAATGGTAATAAAATTCCAATTCAAATATGAAGAGTTCAGAGTGTTGCGCCTCGTATTTATACCTCGtcagaaaaattaaaattcccAATGACAGCGCTGCCCTGGTGAGTCATTTTCCCTCTTGGTTTTGCTGGCTTCCTGAAAATGCTCACACCGatagagttagtattcctcacttatgaACCCATGATCATTATAGCCGatgggactttcatcctccAACATTTGCAAATTCGTCTCATATCATCATTATGCCATTCAAATAATTCACATTCCTAACTAAAAATTGCGTATTTTTAATGAAGGATAATTCTCTATTAATACATTTTTGTCATCTAAAATAGGGATCAGGGTTGTGCGTTGAGTCGACCAAAATTTCGAAGACCCGACGGTTGGGTCGATTGTTGTCAACTTGGGGAGTTTCCTTCAACATTAGATAATTGCTTACGCTCTTGGCTCAATTCTAAGCATGGGCCATAGACATTGCTTTTGAAACCGCCCTCCTCGCCTAGATTCCGAGCATGGGCCATAAACCATGTTTTTGAAACCCCTATAACAATTCGAGCATATACCGTGTTTAATAAGATCGACGTTCGAGCCCAAGCTCAGTTACAATTCAGATGCTTCATCCAAGCCGAGAATCGGATCGAGTCGATTCGAAGTACTTAATCAAGTCCTTGATAAGTGTCACCAATAATCACCGCAAGAACATACCCCGTCCTTAAAATGATGAAACCGCTTTGAATCTCGGACGACAAAGTCTCGACGAACAACCTTAGAAATTAACTTAATGGCGGTATGGCAATCTCTGCAGACCCTAAGATTTTTAATGATGTTTATGGTTGTTCCAGGAGCAGAGTTCATCACTCCAAAGGCAACAGCAAGTTTCTCACTGTGAACTCTTAAAGTGAgttctttctcctcttcgtCAACATCATGAAGAACTGAGGTCAAGTTTGGCACATAGCCTATCTTTTGAAGCTCCAACGTTAGTTTCTCCAAATACTTGTAAATCATCTCATGTTGAGGATGCTCTTTATCTCCAACCAGAAAAACATGAACTCTGCCTTTCAGTTCAACCAAACTGAACCCGGGCGGTTTAACCAATTGACGATTCTTCATCATCGTTCTCATCCTTTCGACATCCGCCCACCTTCCAGCATCTCCATAAAGGTTCGAAAGTAATACGTAGTACCCACAATTATTTGGATCGAGTTCAAACAATTTTCGAGCAGCAATCTCGCCGAGGTCCACATTCTTGTGGATTCTACAAGCCCCAAGAAGAGAGCCCCAGACAACAAAATCAGGTTTCATCTTCATTCCCTTGATTAAATTGTAAGCTTCATTAAGGCATCCTGCACGTCCTAATAGATCAACCATGCAACCGTAATGCTCGATACCTGGCTCGATATCGTATTTATGCTTCATGGCATTAAACCAGTGCCAGCCTTCTTTTATCAAACCAGCATGGCTGCATGCAGCAAGAACAGATACAAAAGTGATGTAATTTGGCTTCACTCCAGCCCGAACCATCTCGTAGAAGATGTCGAGAGCTTCTTTGGCGCAGCCATGCATGCCATAACCAGCAACCATGGCCGTCCATGACTTTACATTCTTTTCCTTCATACGATCAAAAGTTTTCTTTGCCATTTCAACTTTACCACATTTGCAATACATGTCAATTAAGGAGGTACCAACACACACATTTTCCTCCAAATTCATCTTTATCACCTACATGAATCAGCAGCAAATTCCTATTATGATCAATCTCAACAAAGttaattgttaatttttatcaCATAACAACTTAGTCTTTCATATGGTTTACAGACAAATTTGATCCCTAATCAATTTATTACTTATTAAACactaaattgttacaaatttgaaagaacaaaactaAAGTTTAGGCACTAAATTGTTATTTCCGTAAAAATTTGAGAGccaaaggtattttttaacttaaaacaaataagattCAAAGCTttttttgtaacggcccaagctcaccgctaacagatatttctgctttggctcgttaagtatcaccgtcagtctcacagttttaaaacgtgtctactagagagaggtttctacacccttgtgagaaatatttcgttcctctctccaaccaatgtgggatctcacaatccaccccccttgggggccagcgtcctcactggcacattgcccggtgtctagctatgataccatttgtaacagctcaagcccaccgctagcatatattgtcttttttggcccgttacgtattgtcgtcaacctcagggttttaaaatgtgtctactagggagaggtttccacacccttatgagaaatgcttcgttcccctctccaagcAACGTGGATATCACATTTTTAGTgggttaaaatttaaatcaccTGATCATGAATGCACTTGCCAGCCCTCAATGCCCCAGCATGAGCACAAGCCAATAGAACAGCCGATAGTGTCACTGCGTTGTAAAGAACACCAACTTGCCTCACCATTCCATGGAAAACCTCCAAAGCTTCCCCAGATAACCCACTTTGAGCATACACTGCAATCATAGAGTTCCAAGAAATTTCATCCTTCTCTTCCATCCAATCAAAAACCTTCCTAGAAACCAAAGGCTGCCCACATTTTGAATATGCATCCATCAATGTGTTTCCAACTCCAACGCTCCCATCAAAGCCTTTCTTTACCACAAAGCCATGAATTCCTTCTGTGATCCCCTTCCCTGAAACTCGAGCGCAGGCAGATAAAACCGAAACCATCACGACTGAATCGAGAGGAATGTAATTGGCATCTCCAACCTCAGTTTCCTCCTCCAGAAAGTCCTTGAAAAGCAACAAGGCGTTGTCTGCTTGCTCATTTTGGACATACCTGTAAAGAATAAGATGTACAAGATTAAATTTCAACTTAAACTCTGGGTGATTTAACATGGTTATCTTGAAAAAAATGGCGAATATGAGTACAAGAGTAATAAGAATATGAACAACATGTTAAACTTATCATAATCCCTTAGCAAGTAGGAGGAAGTCATGTAAAGATGGCTATGTGTTCAAATTCAACGAGTGAAAGTTCAAATTTACTTGAATCTATCAACTTAAGCTTTCAGATACAGCATTAGTTATAACATTACCCGGTAATCATCGATGTCCACGAGACCACATTTCGAAGGGGAATTTCGTCGAACAGTTCTCGTGCATCCTTCAACTCGCCACATTTGGAGTACATATCGATAAGAGCGGATGACACAAAAAGATCATTCTCGAAGCCGAACACAAACGCTTGCTGGTGAGACATCCTGCCGGAAACGAGATCGCAGAGAGCGGAACAGGATTTGATGGCGCAGGGAAAAGTGGAGCGTGTGGGGCTGACGCCAAGCTTCCGCATGGAGAAGAAGGCACGAAGGGCTTCAACCGAATCGCCACTGCGAGCCAAATCGGCGATGACTGAGTTCCATGAATGCACATTGGATTTATCAACGTATTTGTTGAACCATGTCGCGAGATTGGAATTGCTCGAGTATCGGCGCCAACAGAGCTTCAAATGGAGCGCCAATTCAACTGAACGGCGATTCGGAATTCCCATTCACAAATCATTTGTAGAAACCTTCTTGTTTCTGGTCAGTGTCCGCCATGCTCATTTAGCTTCCCTTTCCACATCTGTTTCTTGTTAGCGGCGGCAAGCAATTCCGGTTTCCctaatatcaatatcaattaaaatcacatattttatgaatttgttaATTACGACCATACACATTTTAGGCAGTCTCtttataaactatttttttaattgtttttaaaaaataaataatgaaaccATAAAACTATTGGtgtttataagttttattttaaaaaacaaaataattatgaaagagagtcaatttttttaaaaagtaaataaattatgaaattttaatgttgtGTCTTATgtgattgaaaatgaaaaaaaaaaattaacaattagatatatatttgaattttatatataataaaatcattttttaattttaaaatttaaatatctgaaataaatttataattttgaaagttggaggattaaaatttacttaccaatttcatccaaaaa is part of the Cucurbita pepo subsp. pepo cultivar mu-cu-16 chromosome LG03, ASM280686v2, whole genome shotgun sequence genome and encodes:
- the LOC111790420 gene encoding pentatricopeptide repeat-containing protein At3g26782, mitochondrial, giving the protein MGIPNRRSVELALHLKLCWRRYSSNSNLATWFNKYVDKSNVHSWNSVIADLARSGDSVEALRAFFSMRKLGVSPTRSTFPCAIKSCSALCDLVSGRMSHQQAFVFGFENDLFVSSALIDMYSKCGELKDARELFDEIPLRNVVSWTSMITGYVQNEQADNALLLFKDFLEEETEVGDANYIPLDSVVMVSVLSACARVSGKGITEGIHGFVVKKGFDGSVGVGNTLMDAYSKCGQPLVSRKVFDWMEEKDEISWNSMIAVYAQSGLSGEALEVFHGMVRQVGVLYNAVTLSAVLLACAHAGALRAGKCIHDQVIKMNLEENVCVGTSLIDMYCKCGKVEMAKKTFDRMKEKNVKSWTAMVAGYGMHGCAKEALDIFYEMVRAGVKPNYITFVSVLAACSHAGLIKEGWHWFNAMKHKYDIEPGIEHYGCMVDLLGRAGCLNEAYNLIKGMKMKPDFVVWGSLLGACRIHKNVDLGEIAARKLFELDPNNCGYYVLLSNLYGDAGRWADVERMRTMMKNRQLVKPPGFSLVELKGRVHVFLVGDKEHPQHEMIYKYLEKLTLELQKIGYVPNLTSVLHDVDEEEKELTLRVHSEKLAVAFGVMNSAPGTTINIIKNLRVCRDCHTAIKLISKVVRRDFVVRDSKRFHHFKDGVCSCGDYW